ATGCTTTTTGATTTTTTCGACCAAAGTGGTTTTCTGACGATAGTTCACTGCTTCCACAGCTTTTAGTACCTCCAGTGAATGGCCATATTCATCCGCAGTCCTTACCAATGCCTGAACATCTTTGGGGAAACAACTTCCCCCGTATCCTGTTCCCGGATAAATGAATTTATTCCCTATCCTGGAATCTGAACCGATACCTTTCCTCACCAAATCAACATTGGCACCCACCAACTCACAGAGGTTGGCAATATCGTTCATAAAGCTGATCTTGGTAGCCAACATGGAGTTTGCGGCGTACTTGGTCATTTCCGATGAAAAAATATCCATAAACAACAGCGGATGTCCATTCATCAAATACGGCTTGTAAAGACGTTTCATCACCTTTTCGGCACGTTTGCTTTCTATACCGACCACGATACGGTCCGGTTTAAGAAAATCGTCCACGGCACTTCCTTCTTTTAAAAACTCCGGGTTGGAGGCAACATCAAAAGGGATTCTCACCCCTCTTTTGACCAATTCTTCCTCTATTGCTGCCTTCACTTTAAAAGAAGTTCCAACAGGTACTGTACTTTTGGTGACAATTACCTTATAATTCTCCATATGCTGCCCGATCTCACGTGCTACGCCCAAAACGTATTTCAGATCTGCACTACCATCCTCATCCGGAGGAGTGCCCACTGCAATGAATACGGCATCCGCATCCTTGATTCCTTTTTCCAGACTTGTTGTAAAAGAGATTCTACCTTTGTCAAGGTTTCGCTCCAAAAGGGTATCCAAACCAGGTTCATAAATGGGAACCTCCCCGTTACGAAGCATCTCTACCTTCTTTTTGTCAATATCCACGCAGACAACGTTTACGCCCGTTTCCGCGAAACAAGTACCGGTAACCAGACCTACATAGCCCGTGCCAACAACTGCAATATTCATTTTTAGGTTTTTTCGTTAATTAATTGTAAATATTATCTTACAATCTTAAGATTGGAAAATTATGTTGTGAATCGCTTCAATAACGTTGTTAAGCATTCACTTTGAGCGTTTTTTTTTATAGTGGGATTTCCTTAAAGGTTACGTCCTTACGGCCCTATGGTTTTTAAGGTTCCAAAAAATAGCTTCCCAAAACGCCTTTAAATGCCTGAATTCCCTTTTTAACACAAAGCCTGCCATGTTCTTTGGAATGGAGATGAATAGCTGAAAGAACATGCTTACGGCAAGCTGAAACGGTTTAAAATTCCTTCTCGCAAACAAGATCCTGTTCCTTGAAATGTAATAGGTCTTTAGCGGACTGAACTTTCCGGTCGAAAGGGATTCCTTATGAAGGATATAGGACTTGGGCTGATAGTACACTTTATAGCCTGCCCGCTTTATTTGTTCTGCCCAATCGTGCTCTTCGTAATACAGAAAGTACACTTCCGTCATCATTCCAACTTTTTCCACCACCCGCTTCGGTACCATCATTGCAGCCCCGTGTATGGAATTGGTTTCCCCTTCCCTGTCAAACCTACCGTCGTCTTTCTGATGGTATCCGATACTATTGTTCCTAATGGTCCAATGGTTCATGGGCGTATAACCCGCGTACTGTATTAAATTGGCGTCCCAGTGAAATTTGATTTTAGGGCTCACCATCCCTATGGCACTATTGCTCTCCAGGGTCTCCACCAAAGGCCCTATGCATTCCTTGGGAACAATGGTATCATTGTTTATAAAGAACAAATACGCTCCTTTTGCAACGCGGACACCCAGATTATTACCTCCGGCAAAACCCAGGTTTTCCTTGCTCTTTATCAGGTTGACCTGGGGAAACTTTTCCTTGATGATATCTGGATCATCATTTGGGGATGCATTGTCCACCACAATGACCTCCAAGTTCGAATAGTTGACATCCTTGAGCGACTCCAGCATATCCAGGGTTACCTGGGATTCATTGTAATTGATCGTAATTATCGAAACCAATGGTTGTGTTTTCATACTATTTGATTACAGTTTCTTCCAACAATCCTTTTTCCTTTAAAATTTGCTTGTCCAACCTGGGTGCGATGAACATAAATACCATTCCCGTATACATTAAGATACATGTGGGAAATTGTCCAAAAACACCGTTTCCATAAGATGCCAACATAATGCCCGCCATCCCGCAGACCAATGCCGTAATTTGACCTTTGAGCCAATCATCCCGAATTTTATACATCACATTATACGCTCCTGTAACCAGGACAAAGAACAAAATGAACAGGTGCAGGTACAATCCCACAATCCCAGTGTCTGCCCAAACGGCCACAAACCAACTGTCCGTTGCCGTATTGGCCAAAAATGTATTGGGTGAAAAACGTTTCCCCCAGTTGCCCGTGGAACCAATTCCACCTCCAAGTGGCCGAGTAGCCAGGTATCCTTTTAATTTGGCCTGGTTGATCCTCCTCATTTCGAGCGAGGCATCATTTGGATCAAATGCCGTTCGCATTCGTCGAATTTGATCATTGTTGTTCCCTATTGTGGTGTACTTGAAAAAGACAAAGACACTAATGCCCGCAATGATTCCCAATACGATGCTCGGCATGTGTTTTCTAACCAAAATGAACATGACACCTCCCATTGCAGGAACGGCAATTGCCCCACGTGTTCCAGAAATCATCATTCCCCATAATCCTGCCATCGCCACGATTGCACAGAAAATTTGGAATTTTCTGTTTTTGGCAAATAGGGCCAATATTCCAAAGACCACACCCGTATGACCTTGCGAAGCACCAAATTGACCCGCATCGGAATAAAAAGAGAATATCCGTAGCTTCCCAAAAAGTACGTGGGTTACATCGCCCCCTGCGTCCAACCAAGCTTGCTCATAGGGGTCTACCCCAAAAATGAGCTGTTGCATTCCTTTAAGGGTCGCCAAAAAGGACAGGGTTCCCCAAATGATAAAGAATATCCTTAAATCGTTGGGCCTATTGAACAAGATGAACACCAGCGGTATAAAAAGCCACTGATATAAAGCCAATCCCCGCATGGCATAAAACCAGGCCGCAACACTTACCGCTTCTGGATTTACGATCTGTAATACCGCGTAACCAAACCATATGGACACCAGGAGCGTTAATTGCGAACTTGCCCTGTTCCAGGGAACTTTAACTTTAAATGCTTTAAAGAACAGTGCCAAATACATGAGCACCATCATCCCATCCATTAAAAGGCCCCAGGTCATTGGAATGTACCTGCCAATACCAAGGACAAAGAAATTGAAGATGAGAACCGTAATGATCCCTATTCTGGGATTGACAAACAAAGCCCCAACGTACACGGCCACCATTGGAAGTACGACTATGGCAATCGCGGCAACCAATCCCCTTGTTGCAGTAAGATGGGCCGTAATGATGACCACGGACAACAGCAGTAAAATGGGAATGGGCTTCCGCATTTTCTCTGCACCTGATGTCGTCAAAACCGGGTTCATGATGCCAAGTGTGTCTTAAGGTTTTTAAAAAATAAAAGGCTTTCCGAAAAAATATGGCGAATGTGAATCTCCAGTTCCTTCCGTAGGAAAAAGAAGCCCAGGAAAATTCCTATTAGGGTAAACAATACGGTTCCAACCGCAACGCCCACCAAGCTTTTGAACACAAAGACGGCAATTAAATCAAAAATGATATTGGCCAATGTCATCACAATGACCTTGTATAGATTATATTTAGGACGATTGAGGCTATCCAACAACACCCCCGTGAAACGGTCAACGGGCAAGAGCATGACATATAGGGTAAATACCCTGAATATTAAAGTCAACAGTTCCAATGAATCCAGGTATTCCGCCCCCCCTAAAATCAAAACCAGGTACTCCGCAAAAACAAAACCTAAAATCGCTATGGGAAAGAATAAAAAGGTAACCGCTCCGGAATACGTGTAAAATATTTTTCGCGCCCCTGTTTTATCGCCATCCAAACATTTTTTGGACATTCGTGGATAGGCCGTCATGGAGAAACTATGCAGGGGTATACCCAACAAATCCGTTAGTTTTAAAGGAATGGCATACATGGCTATTCCTGCCGAACCCAAAAATGGGCTCAATCCAATGATAAAAGTATCTGCGCTTTTTAATAGGCTGGAACTGATTAAGGTTCCCATAGAGTATTTTCCAAAGTTGACCAATTCCTTCTCCGTCTTTCTCCTTGCCATGGCCAAGTAGATCAGTCCGTCCCATTTTTTTAGGGTACACCAAAAACCGGAAATTAAGTTTACAACCAGATTTGCAATGATTATGGGAACCAACCCCAATTGTACGGTCAAATAGTTCACCAATAGAAAAAAGAGGAACAGCCCAACGTTGGACAACCTAACCCACATCATTCTCTGAAACTGTTGTTCCGCCTGGAAAAGGGCCATTGCATTGTTCCAGCTTAGGTTGGACAATGCCAGTAACGGATACCAAATAAGAAATAGGTCATACCCATTGTTAATTGAGGTCCCAAAACTTTCCTTTAGTATCCACAATCCCCAACAAACTATGGAAATCAATAGGAGTAGTACAAGATTGATCCTGAATGTGGAGCCCAATATTGTTTTTTGCCTGTTTTCATCCGCATTGGAAAGCGCGCGTACCGCCGCTGTTCTTGTAAGGCCAAACCTGAGCAAATCAACAAAGGTCGCCAAGGTGATAAACAAGACCCAATCCCCAAATTGCTCTTTCTCCAATTGGCGTGTGAGTAACATAAAGCTCAACAATCCGGCAAAAGCTACACTCACGTTGGACAGCAGTGAGGATAAATTCTTCTCCTTCCCTATTTTCTTGATCCTGGCCCACATTATGCAACAGAGGTTTTGTTGAAAAATCTGAACTGTACAATCTTCTTCACCCATCTTCGGATCAAGGAACGTTTTTTGGGAAGTTCGCCCAATACGGTCTCCATCTCCAATACTTTTACACCGTTGAGTATTATGGTGGGTTCCGGTCCGGTGGTCGCCTCATTGAACAAGGCCAATGCGTTTTTGTCGGCATCCCCCCAGGCGCGATTGGCCCGTGTCACCAAAAACGTATAATCCATTGTCGATGCCAATTTTACAGGGAAAGGATTCCTTATGATACCTGGTATTTCCAGGATGACAAAGTCAAACGATTTATAGCCCTCCACCACCTTATCTTCAGCAAATTCCTCGACCGTTGCTATTTTGTAGAGTTGGTCACTGATGTCGTATGTTATTTTTTGATAATCTTCCCCCGTAACCCCTATATCCGATTCATCATAGGTAACGTGCAGGGTTTTATAACCCAGTTCACACAGCTTGGCAATGAGGTGTCTACATACAAATGTTTTCCCTTCGCTTTGCTGTGTAGAAAACAACATGTTCACCACGGGCTTTTCTCCGTTCGATTTTTTAAACTGATTTAACAATACATTTCTTGAAATGGCATTGACCGCCTTGTTCTGGATGTAGTCATAGTCAATTTTTTTGTCCGTTAAATTGATGACCGGAAATATGGAAGAAACCTGTACGCCTATTTTATCCTCTGCCCTGGCAGCTGTTTTGATATTGCCATCCAAAAACTCCAAAATGAGAATGGTCATGGCCACGAGAAGGAAACCCACCATTCCCGCTGCTGCAACCAGCATCATGCGCTTACTGGGCTTGGGGTTTATAGGGTAATATGGAATCTCGGTCAGTTTTATATTGGATTTCAATTCCACGTTTTGTTGGCGTAGTTTTGCCAGTCCCAGACTATGTAAAAGGCTTAGATATTCCCTTTCCGCAATATCGATCTTCCT
The sequence above is a segment of the Muricauda sp. SCSIO 64092 genome. Coding sequences within it:
- a CDS encoding UDP-glucose dehydrogenase family protein; amino-acid sequence: MNIAVVGTGYVGLVTGTCFAETGVNVVCVDIDKKKVEMLRNGEVPIYEPGLDTLLERNLDKGRISFTTSLEKGIKDADAVFIAVGTPPDEDGSADLKYVLGVAREIGQHMENYKVIVTKSTVPVGTSFKVKAAIEEELVKRGVRIPFDVASNPEFLKEGSAVDDFLKPDRIVVGIESKRAEKVMKRLYKPYLMNGHPLLFMDIFSSEMTKYAANSMLATKISFMNDIANLCELVGANVDLVRKGIGSDSRIGNKFIYPGTGYGGSCFPKDVQALVRTADEYGHSLEVLKAVEAVNYRQKTTLVEKIKKHFGDNLKGKQFGLWGLAFKPKTDDMREAPSLVIIEQLLALGAGIRAYDPVAMHEAERILGDKIAYAKDEYDVCIDADALILVTEWSEFRMPNFRILEKLMNEKTIFDGRNVYDPEEMAEYGFNYYSIGREAIHSTVGESANA
- a CDS encoding glycosyltransferase family 2 protein, producing the protein MKTQPLVSIITINYNESQVTLDMLESLKDVNYSNLEVIVVDNASPNDDPDIIKEKFPQVNLIKSKENLGFAGGNNLGVRVAKGAYLFFINNDTIVPKECIGPLVETLESNSAIGMVSPKIKFHWDANLIQYAGYTPMNHWTIRNNSIGYHQKDDGRFDREGETNSIHGAAMMVPKRVVEKVGMMTEVYFLYYEEHDWAEQIKRAGYKVYYQPKSYILHKESLSTGKFSPLKTYYISRNRILFARRNFKPFQLAVSMFFQLFISIPKNMAGFVLKREFRHLKAFWEAIFWNLKNHRAVRT
- a CDS encoding O-antigen ligase family protein yields the protein MNPVLTTSGAEKMRKPIPILLLLSVVIITAHLTATRGLVAAIAIVVLPMVAVYVGALFVNPRIGIITVLIFNFFVLGIGRYIPMTWGLLMDGMMVLMYLALFFKAFKVKVPWNRASSQLTLLVSIWFGYAVLQIVNPEAVSVAAWFYAMRGLALYQWLFIPLVFILFNRPNDLRIFFIIWGTLSFLATLKGMQQLIFGVDPYEQAWLDAGGDVTHVLFGKLRIFSFYSDAGQFGASQGHTGVVFGILALFAKNRKFQIFCAIVAMAGLWGMMISGTRGAIAVPAMGGVMFILVRKHMPSIVLGIIAGISVFVFFKYTTIGNNNDQIRRMRTAFDPNDASLEMRRINQAKLKGYLATRPLGGGIGSTGNWGKRFSPNTFLANTATDSWFVAVWADTGIVGLYLHLFILFFVLVTGAYNVMYKIRDDWLKGQITALVCGMAGIMLASYGNGVFGQFPTCILMYTGMVFMFIAPRLDKQILKEKGLLEETVIK
- a CDS encoding oligosaccharide flippase family protein is translated as MWARIKKIGKEKNLSSLLSNVSVAFAGLLSFMLLTRQLEKEQFGDWVLFITLATFVDLLRFGLTRTAAVRALSNADENRQKTILGSTFRINLVLLLLISIVCWGLWILKESFGTSINNGYDLFLIWYPLLALSNLSWNNAMALFQAEQQFQRMMWVRLSNVGLFLFFLLVNYLTVQLGLVPIIIANLVVNLISGFWCTLKKWDGLIYLAMARRKTEKELVNFGKYSMGTLISSSLLKSADTFIIGLSPFLGSAGIAMYAIPLKLTDLLGIPLHSFSMTAYPRMSKKCLDGDKTGARKIFYTYSGAVTFLFFPIAILGFVFAEYLVLILGGAEYLDSLELLTLIFRVFTLYVMLLPVDRFTGVLLDSLNRPKYNLYKVIVMTLANIIFDLIAVFVFKSLVGVAVGTVLFTLIGIFLGFFFLRKELEIHIRHIFSESLLFFKNLKTHLAS